The following proteins come from a genomic window of Ornithinimicrobium cryptoxanthini:
- a CDS encoding ABC transporter ATP-binding protein, whose translation MSTTQAPLLPPGLAAESARTWDAGDSGGPVIPDELVPPTTATVPERAAAMRRRHLLRERRAAEFVADTMSSTRGLPIAAPRQVMRFIGRLLAERRLGVVAVVLGNALAAVAGLLVPWWLGRLVDSTVADVAAGRTDAALATANTVALVVGAIVVLQALLTLAAKSASAVLGQGILASAREFVVRAILRLPLSRVESASSGDLVTRVTRDVGTMSESVRWALPQVIVAGTTVVATLVAMVVNSWLLALPSLVLLAISLVQVRRYLRRAPNGYLTEGGTYSRINTHLTETVEGARTVEALRIGDQRLGIGDDDIEVSAQAERYGLTLRNLLFLVMDLAFSLPRVLVLTLGAVAYTQEWATIGQITTAVLYTEALWGPFDMLVHTLDNVQVGIASTTRLLGIATVPPDREADEGEPVDSALVGSDLRYAYRPGQDVLHGIDLSLAQGERLAIVGPSGSGKSTLGRLLAGIHGPRTGSVRVGGVDLTSLPLDHLRREVALVTQEHHVFIGTVRDNIVLAREEASDDEVVAALRAVGAWDWVSRMPEGLDARIGSGAQDLTPGQAQQVALARLILADPHTIVLDEATSLIDPRTARHLEGSMNALLSTRTVVAIAHRLHTAHDADRIAVVIDGRVAELGSHDELVALNGEYAALWRAWTT comes from the coding sequence ATGAGCACGACACAGGCCCCGCTGCTGCCGCCCGGCCTGGCGGCTGAGTCGGCACGCACCTGGGACGCCGGGGACTCCGGTGGACCGGTGATCCCCGACGAGCTCGTGCCTCCCACCACTGCCACGGTGCCCGAGCGCGCCGCAGCGATGCGCCGGCGGCACCTGCTCCGCGAGCGGCGAGCCGCTGAGTTCGTCGCCGACACGATGAGCTCGACCCGGGGACTGCCGATCGCGGCACCGCGTCAGGTCATGCGCTTCATCGGGCGCCTGCTGGCCGAGCGCAGGCTCGGGGTGGTGGCCGTCGTCCTGGGCAACGCCCTCGCCGCCGTCGCCGGCCTCCTGGTGCCCTGGTGGCTGGGCCGGTTGGTCGACAGCACCGTCGCGGACGTGGCGGCCGGTCGCACCGACGCGGCACTGGCGACGGCCAACACGGTCGCGCTGGTGGTGGGCGCCATCGTGGTGCTGCAGGCGCTGCTGACCCTGGCCGCCAAGAGCGCCTCCGCCGTCCTCGGACAGGGGATCCTGGCGTCGGCGCGGGAGTTCGTGGTGCGCGCCATCCTCAGGCTGCCCCTCTCCCGGGTGGAGTCCGCCAGCTCCGGCGACCTCGTCACGCGTGTCACCCGCGACGTCGGCACGATGAGTGAGAGCGTGCGCTGGGCGTTGCCGCAGGTGATCGTGGCGGGCACCACCGTGGTCGCGACGCTGGTGGCGATGGTGGTCAACAGCTGGCTGCTCGCTCTGCCTTCCCTCGTCCTGCTGGCGATCTCCCTGGTGCAGGTGCGGCGCTATCTCAGGCGCGCACCGAACGGCTATCTGACCGAGGGCGGCACGTATTCGCGGATCAACACCCACCTGACCGAGACGGTCGAGGGGGCCCGCACGGTCGAGGCCCTCCGCATCGGGGACCAGCGCCTGGGCATCGGCGACGACGACATCGAGGTGTCGGCACAGGCCGAGCGCTACGGGCTGACGCTGCGCAACCTGCTGTTCCTGGTGATGGACCTGGCCTTCAGCCTGCCGCGCGTGCTGGTGCTGACCCTGGGTGCCGTGGCCTACACCCAGGAGTGGGCGACGATCGGGCAGATCACCACGGCAGTGCTCTACACCGAGGCGCTGTGGGGCCCGTTCGACATGCTGGTGCACACCCTCGACAACGTGCAGGTCGGCATCGCGTCCACGACCCGTCTGCTGGGGATCGCCACCGTGCCGCCCGACCGCGAGGCGGACGAGGGCGAGCCGGTCGACTCCGCCCTGGTGGGCTCGGACCTGCGTTATGCCTATCGCCCCGGTCAGGACGTGCTGCACGGCATCGACCTGTCGCTGGCCCAGGGTGAGCGGCTGGCCATCGTCGGACCCAGCGGGTCGGGCAAGTCGACCCTGGGCCGGTTGCTGGCGGGGATCCACGGCCCGCGGACCGGCTCGGTGCGGGTGGGCGGGGTCGACCTGACCTCCCTGCCGCTGGACCACCTGCGTCGCGAGGTCGCGCTCGTCACCCAGGAGCACCATGTCTTCATCGGCACCGTGCGCGACAACATCGTGCTCGCGCGCGAGGAGGCCTCGGACGACGAGGTCGTCGCGGCCCTGCGTGCCGTCGGCGCCTGGGACTGGGTGTCGCGGATGCCGGAGGGGCTGGACGCCCGGATCGGCTCCGGCGCGCAGGACCTCACGCCGGGGCAGGCCCAGCAGGTCGCGCTCGCGCGACTGATCCTGGCCGACCCGCACACGATCGTGCTCGACGAGGCGACCTCGCTGATCGACCCGCGCACGGCCCGGCACCTGGAGGGCTCGATGAACGCCCTGCTGTCGACTCGCACCGTGGTCGCGATCGCGCACCGGCTGCACACGGCGCACGACGCCGACCGGATCGCGGTGGTCATCGACGGCCGGGTGGCCGAGCTCGGCAGCCACGACGAGCTGGTCGCGCTCAACGGCGAGTATGCCGCGCTCTGGCGGGCCTGGACCACCTGA